Proteins from one Acidiphilium multivorum AIU301 genomic window:
- a CDS encoding acyl--CoA ligase, producing the protein MSETVHDILRAHAGARAIAAPGRAPLSGPALAALAEEVRAALNARGIGRGDRVAIVLPNGPAAATAFAAIAAMCCAAPLNPAYKDQEFEFYLDDLKPRAVIVAAGADSPVRGVAAKLGIPLLDLAEDESAPAGAFTLDVSALPETPAANPGPAEPEDEALVLHTSGTTARPKIVPLRSKNLAASARHIAASLALAPDDLCLNVMPLFHIHGLIAATLASLRAGGAVCCTPGFNAFRFFSWLEEENPTWYTAVPTMHQAILLRAPEDDAVRALANLRFIRSSSASLPPQVMAALEQKFGAPVIEAYGMTEAAHQMASNPLPPRARKAGSVGIAAGPEIAIMDDDGTLLPQGETGEVVIRGPNVTAGYAANPEANAKAFTNGWFRTGDQGMLDAEGYLFLTGRLKEQINRGGEKISPLEVDVALLDHPDIAEVCTFAIPHDKLGEEVGAIVVPRAGTAPDPQAIRDFAAGRLAAFKVPRRILIMEAIPKGPTGKVQRVGLASRLGIEA; encoded by the coding sequence ATGAGCGAAACGGTTCACGACATCCTGCGCGCCCATGCAGGCGCCCGCGCCATCGCCGCGCCCGGCCGCGCGCCGCTGTCCGGCCCCGCCCTCGCCGCGCTGGCGGAGGAGGTGCGCGCCGCCCTGAACGCCCGCGGCATCGGCCGCGGCGACCGTGTGGCCATCGTCCTGCCCAACGGCCCCGCCGCCGCCACCGCCTTCGCCGCCATCGCCGCGATGTGCTGCGCCGCCCCGCTCAACCCCGCCTACAAGGACCAGGAATTCGAATTCTATCTCGACGACCTGAAGCCCCGCGCCGTCATCGTCGCCGCCGGCGCCGACAGCCCGGTGCGCGGCGTCGCCGCCAAACTCGGCATCCCCCTGCTCGACCTCGCCGAGGACGAGTCCGCTCCGGCCGGCGCCTTCACGCTCGACGTCTCCGCCCTGCCCGAAACCCCCGCCGCCAACCCCGGCCCGGCCGAGCCCGAGGACGAGGCGCTGGTCCTGCACACCTCCGGCACCACCGCGCGGCCCAAGATCGTCCCGCTGCGGAGCAAGAACCTCGCCGCCTCGGCGCGGCACATCGCCGCCAGCCTGGCGCTCGCGCCGGACGATCTCTGCCTCAACGTGATGCCGCTGTTCCACATCCACGGGCTGATCGCGGCCACCCTCGCCTCGCTGCGCGCCGGCGGCGCCGTCTGCTGCACGCCGGGCTTCAACGCCTTCCGCTTCTTCTCCTGGCTCGAGGAGGAAAACCCCACCTGGTACACGGCGGTGCCGACCATGCACCAGGCGATCCTGCTCCGCGCCCCCGAGGACGACGCGGTCAGGGCGCTCGCCAATCTGCGCTTCATCCGCTCCTCCTCCGCCTCGCTGCCGCCGCAGGTGATGGCGGCGCTGGAGCAGAAATTCGGCGCCCCGGTGATCGAGGCCTACGGCATGACCGAGGCGGCGCACCAGATGGCCTCCAACCCGCTGCCGCCGCGCGCCCGCAAGGCCGGCTCGGTCGGCATCGCCGCCGGCCCCGAAATCGCCATCATGGACGATGACGGCACGCTGCTGCCGCAGGGCGAAACCGGCGAGGTCGTCATCCGCGGCCCCAACGTCACCGCCGGCTACGCCGCCAACCCCGAGGCCAACGCCAAGGCCTTCACCAATGGCTGGTTCCGCACCGGCGACCAGGGCATGCTCGACGCAGAGGGCTATCTCTTCCTCACCGGCCGGCTCAAGGAGCAGATCAACCGCGGCGGCGAGAAGATCAGCCCGCTGGAGGTCGATGTCGCCCTGCTCGACCATCCGGACATCGCCGAGGTCTGCACCTTCGCCATCCCGCACGACAAGCTGGGCGAGGAGGTGGGCGCCATCGTCGTCCCCCGCGCCGGCACCGCGCCCGACCCGCAGGCGATCCGCGATTTCGCCGCCGGCCGCCTTGCCGCCTTCAAGGTGCCCCGCCGCATCCTGATCATGGAGGCGATCCCCAAGGGCCCGACCGGCAAGGTCCAGCGCGTCGGCCTCGCGTCCCGCCTCGGGATCGAGGCATGA
- a CDS encoding 2-dehydropantoate 2-reductase, with the protein MTSVCVFGAGAIGGLVAARLQAAGTDVSIVARGPHRAAIEANGLLLLSGGERILTRPRVADAAELGPQDYVLVTLKAQGIEPALPQLRHLIGPRTTIIAAINGIPWWYTYGLPAPFTDRRIKAVDPEGAVWAALPPAQTLGCIVYPAAEIVEPGVVNHTYGDRFILGEPDGARTERAALISRLMIDAGLKAPVRPRIRDDIWVKLWGNMAFNPISALTGATLDVITSDPGTRALARSMMLEGAAIAEALGVRFAIDVEKRIDGAAEVGAHKTSMLQDLERGRPIEIEALLGAVVEMAGWVDIPAPISASVLALVRQRARIAGV; encoded by the coding sequence ATGACCAGCGTCTGCGTCTTCGGCGCCGGGGCCATCGGCGGCCTCGTCGCCGCCCGCCTGCAAGCCGCCGGCACCGATGTCTCGATCGTCGCCCGCGGCCCGCACCGCGCCGCCATCGAGGCCAACGGGCTTCTGCTCCTCTCCGGCGGAGAAAGAATCCTCACCCGCCCCCGCGTGGCCGATGCCGCCGAGCTCGGCCCGCAGGATTACGTTCTCGTCACCCTCAAGGCCCAGGGCATCGAGCCCGCCTTGCCGCAGCTCCGCCACCTGATCGGCCCGCGGACCACCATCATCGCCGCGATCAACGGGATCCCCTGGTGGTACACCTACGGCCTGCCCGCCCCCTTCACCGACCGGCGCATCAAGGCGGTCGATCCCGAGGGCGCGGTCTGGGCCGCGCTGCCGCCGGCGCAGACGCTCGGCTGCATCGTCTATCCCGCCGCCGAGATCGTCGAGCCCGGCGTGGTCAACCACACCTATGGCGACCGCTTCATCCTCGGCGAGCCGGACGGCGCCCGCACCGAGCGCGCCGCCCTGATCAGCCGCCTCATGATCGACGCCGGCCTCAAGGCGCCCGTCCGTCCCCGCATCCGCGACGACATCTGGGTGAAGCTCTGGGGCAACATGGCCTTCAACCCTATCAGCGCGCTGACCGGTGCGACACTCGACGTCATCACCTCCGATCCCGGCACCCGCGCCCTCGCCCGGTCGATGATGCTGGAAGGCGCGGCCATCGCCGAGGCGCTCGGCGTCCGCTTCGCCATCGATGTCGAAAAGCGGATCGACGGCGCGGCCGAGGTCGGCGCGCACAAGACCTCCATGCTCCAGGACCTCGAGCGCGGCCGCCCGATCGAGATCGAGGCGCTGCTCGGCGCCGTGGTCGAGATGGCCGGCTGGGTCGATATCCCGGCGCCGATCTCCGCCTCGGTCCTCGCCCTCGTGCGCCAGCGTGCCAGAATCGCGGGCGTCTGA
- the ettA gene encoding energy-dependent translational throttle protein EttA, translating to MASYQYVYVMKDLTKAFPGGREVFKGITLSFLPGVKIGVLGVNGAGKSTLLKIMAGIEKEFGGEAWAAEGVRVGYLPQEPHLDPTLTVGENVALAFADMRAALARFNEISEAFMEPMDDEKMNALLAEQATLQEKIDAGDGWELDRQIDIALDALRCPPADSPVTNLSGGERRRVALCRLLLEKPDLLLLDEPTNHLDAESVAWLEKTLRAYAGTVILVTHDRYFLENVTNWILELERGRGYPFEGNYTSWLEQKQKRLAQEEKEESARQRALKEEREWIGASPKARQAKNQARISRYEEMLAKSTEQVSGVAEIVIPPGPRLGGTVIEAQDLRKGFGDNLLIDGLSFKLPPGGIVGVIGPNGAGKSTLFKMITGVEKPDAGTFTVGDTVKLGYVDQSRDSLDDNKTVWEEISGGTDVIHLGKRTVASRAYVGAFNFKGSDQQKKVGILSGGERNRVHLAKMLKGEHNVILLDEPTNDLDVDTLRALEEALAEFAGCAVIISHDRWFLDRLATHILAFEGDSHVEWFQGNFQDYEEDKRRRLGADATEPHRIKYRPLTR from the coding sequence ATGGCCAGCTACCAGTACGTCTACGTGATGAAAGACCTCACCAAGGCCTTCCCCGGCGGCCGCGAGGTCTTCAAGGGCATCACCCTCTCCTTCCTCCCCGGCGTCAAGATCGGCGTCCTCGGCGTCAACGGCGCCGGCAAATCCACCCTGCTCAAGATCATGGCCGGCATCGAGAAGGAATTCGGCGGCGAGGCCTGGGCCGCCGAGGGCGTGCGCGTCGGCTACCTCCCGCAGGAACCGCATCTCGACCCGACCCTCACCGTCGGCGAGAACGTCGCCCTCGCCTTCGCCGACATGCGCGCCGCCCTCGCCCGCTTCAACGAGATCTCCGAAGCCTTCATGGAGCCGATGGACGACGAGAAGATGAACGCCCTTCTCGCCGAACAGGCCACCCTCCAGGAGAAGATCGACGCCGGCGACGGCTGGGAGCTCGACCGCCAGATCGACATCGCGCTCGACGCCCTCCGCTGCCCCCCGGCCGACAGCCCCGTCACCAACCTCTCCGGCGGCGAGCGCCGCCGCGTCGCCCTCTGCCGCCTCCTCCTCGAGAAGCCCGACCTCCTGCTCCTCGACGAACCCACCAACCATCTCGACGCCGAATCCGTCGCCTGGCTCGAAAAGACCCTGCGCGCCTACGCCGGCACCGTCATCCTCGTCACCCACGACCGCTACTTCCTCGAAAACGTCACCAACTGGATCCTCGAACTCGAACGCGGCCGCGGCTACCCGTTCGAGGGCAACTACACCTCCTGGCTGGAGCAAAAGCAGAAGCGCCTCGCCCAGGAGGAAAAGGAGGAATCCGCCCGCCAGCGCGCCCTCAAGGAAGAGCGCGAATGGATCGGCGCCTCCCCCAAGGCCCGCCAGGCGAAAAACCAGGCCCGCATCAGCCGCTACGAGGAAATGCTCGCCAAATCGACCGAGCAGGTCTCCGGCGTCGCCGAAATCGTCATCCCCCCCGGCCCGCGCCTCGGCGGCACCGTCATCGAGGCCCAGGACCTCCGCAAGGGCTTCGGCGACAACCTCCTGATCGACGGCCTCTCCTTCAAGCTCCCCCCCGGCGGCATCGTCGGCGTCATCGGCCCCAACGGCGCCGGCAAGTCCACCCTCTTCAAGATGATCACCGGCGTCGAAAAACCCGACGCCGGCACCTTCACCGTCGGCGACACCGTGAAACTCGGCTATGTCGACCAGTCGCGCGACAGCCTCGACGACAACAAGACCGTCTGGGAGGAAATCTCCGGCGGCACCGACGTCATCCACCTCGGCAAGCGCACCGTCGCCTCCCGCGCCTATGTCGGCGCCTTCAACTTCAAGGGCTCCGACCAGCAGAAGAAGGTCGGCATCCTCTCCGGCGGCGAACGCAACCGCGTCCACCTCGCCAAAATGCTCAAGGGCGAACACAACGTCATCTTGTTGGACGAGCCAACAAATGATCTTGACGTCGACACCCTCCGCGCCCTGGAAGAAGCCCTCGCCGAATTCGCCGGCTGCGCCGTCATCATCTCGCACGACCGCTGGTTCCTCGACCGCCTCGCCACCCACATCCTCGCCTTCGAGGGCGACAGTCACGTCGAATGGTTCCAGGGCAACTTCCAGGACTACGAGGAAGACAAACGACGCCGCCTCGGCGCCGACGCCACCGAACCCCACCGCATCAAATACCGCCCCCTCACCCGGTAG